A section of the Desulfurellaceae bacterium genome encodes:
- a CDS encoding VOC family protein, which translates to MKIRATSHIAIGVSNMAESLKFYRDLLGLRVSLDDPNENPGGMIQTVTGAERPGRHGVYLRWEDGPDATFIVLSQNRPTSGEAINLTQVGIHHFAFWVDDLEETFEKVKAAGVPIVLAPKVFDSVAYGEAPGGKVMTTLFKDPDGIVIQLDQRVP; encoded by the coding sequence ATGAAAATTCGAGCGACCTCGCACATCGCCATTGGCGTCAGCAACATGGCCGAGTCGCTGAAATTCTACCGCGACCTGCTGGGCCTGCGCGTCAGCCTGGACGACCCGAACGAGAACCCGGGGGGCATGATCCAGACGGTCACCGGCGCCGAGCGGCCCGGTCGCCATGGGGTGTACCTGCGCTGGGAGGACGGCCCGGACGCCACGTTCATCGTCCTGTCCCAGAACCGCCCGACCTCGGGCGAGGCGATCAATCTGACCCAGGTCGGTATCCACCATTTTGCCTTCTGGGTGGACGATCTGGAGGAGACCTTCGAGAAGGTCAAGGCTGCGGGCGTGCCGATCGTCCTGGCCCCAAAAGTCTTCGACAGCGTCGCCTACGGCGAGGCGCCGGGCGGCAAGGTCATGACCACCCTGTTTAAAGACCCCGACGGGATCGTGATCCAGCTCGATCAGCGGGTCCCCTGA
- a CDS encoding nicotinate phosphoribosyltransferase — protein MNIPSALYRPSLALLTDLYQLTMAYGYWRSGMADRQAVFQLSFRHQPFGGAFSLACGLAYAIDFLSHVRFTAEDVAYLAELTGNDGKALFPREFLDTLQGLRLSCSVDAIPEGTPVFPNQPLLRVQGPLIQGQLLETALLNIINFQTLIATKSARMCLAAEGEPVLEFGLRRAQGIDGALAASRAAYIGGCAATSNVLAGKLFGIPVRGTHAHSWVMAFDTELDAFEAYAQAMPNNCIFLVDTYDSLAGVRRAVRVGHWLRDKGHELVGIRLDSGDFVQLGIEARKILDQAGFPEAFIVGSNDLDEHAIARLKAQGSPIEVWGIGTKLVTADDQPALGGVYKLGAVRGPDQSWQYKVKLSEEDDKTTTPGILQVRRYQTDGSFVGDTVYDTRLGIDDAARVTGSAGPTWRDLLVPVFRQGEAVYTSPEPTAIRQRAQDQLGCLPPAVTRLSDPQPYPLELEPQLADLKSRLIRRARAHIG, from the coding sequence ATGAATATCCCGTCCGCGCTCTACCGCCCTTCCCTGGCGCTGCTGACCGACCTGTACCAGCTCACCATGGCCTACGGCTACTGGCGGTCGGGCATGGCCGACAGGCAGGCGGTGTTTCAGCTGTCCTTTCGCCATCAGCCGTTTGGCGGCGCGTTCAGCCTGGCCTGCGGTCTGGCCTACGCCATCGACTTCCTCAGCCACGTGCGGTTTACCGCCGAGGATGTCGCCTACCTGGCCGAGCTGACCGGCAACGACGGCAAAGCCCTGTTTCCCCGCGAGTTTCTCGACACCCTGCAAGGGCTGCGCCTCTCGTGTTCGGTTGATGCCATCCCCGAAGGCACGCCTGTTTTTCCCAACCAGCCCCTGCTGCGCGTCCAAGGCCCGCTCATCCAAGGCCAGCTGCTTGAAACCGCGCTGCTCAATATCATCAATTTTCAAACCCTGATCGCCACTAAATCGGCCCGCATGTGCCTGGCCGCCGAGGGAGAGCCGGTGCTCGAATTCGGACTGCGCCGCGCCCAGGGCATTGACGGCGCGCTGGCGGCGAGTCGGGCGGCGTACATCGGCGGCTGTGCCGCCACCTCAAACGTGTTGGCCGGAAAACTGTTCGGGATCCCGGTCAGGGGTACCCACGCCCACAGCTGGGTCATGGCCTTTGACACCGAACTCGACGCGTTCGAGGCCTATGCCCAGGCCATGCCCAACAACTGCATCTTTCTGGTCGATACCTATGACAGTCTGGCCGGGGTGCGCCGGGCGGTTCGGGTCGGTCACTGGCTGCGCGACAAGGGCCATGAGCTGGTCGGCATTCGCCTGGACTCGGGCGATTTTGTGCAGCTCGGGATCGAGGCGCGTAAGATCCTGGACCAGGCCGGCTTTCCTGAGGCCTTCATTGTCGGTAGCAACGACCTGGACGAACACGCCATTGCCCGCCTCAAAGCCCAGGGCAGCCCGATCGAGGTGTGGGGTATCGGCACAAAGCTGGTCACGGCCGACGACCAGCCGGCCCTGGGCGGGGTCTACAAGCTCGGTGCCGTGCGCGGCCCGGACCAGTCCTGGCAGTATAAAGTCAAACTGTCGGAAGAGGACGACAAAACCACCACCCCGGGCATCCTGCAGGTGCGCCGCTATCAGACCGACGGGAGCTTTGTCGGCGATACGGTGTATGACACCCGGCTGGGGATTGACGACGCGGCGCGGGTCACCGGCTCGGCCGGGCCGACGTGGCGCGACCTGCTGGTGCCGGTCTTCCGTCAGGGCGAAGCCGTATATACCAGCCCCGAGCCGACCGCGATCCGCCAGCGGGCTCAAGACCAGCTGGGCTGTTTACCGCCGGCGGTCACCCGGCTCAGCGATCCGCAGCCGTATCCGCTGGAACTCGAACCACAGCTGGCCGACCTTAAGAGCCGTCTGATCCGCCGCGCACGAGCCCACATCGGCTGA